A genomic region of Podarcis raffonei isolate rPodRaf1 chromosome 13, rPodRaf1.pri, whole genome shotgun sequence contains the following coding sequences:
- the NRL gene encoding neural retina-specific leucine zipper protein: MGPRSPGSGLLGWATATLPWQQWAGARKVNSWTAGAARRRQMDSQTNRMGAPLPSPLSLEYLDDIDLLRFEVKQEVSRTGGSFSLSSTPCSSVPPSPTLDKAGDPKSTLEELYWMATLHQTLAAAAAGGGPEAQLMPGLDEAVEALLGVPVMEGGLRGGTAPQLQGFLGAIEGAGGEQQQLSTLCDRFSDAQLVSMSVRDLNRQLRGFGKDEVQRLKQKRRTLKNRGYAQSCRFKRVQQRHVLEAEKSQLAQQLESLRAEVARVAHERDIYKARCQKLLGDAGGHCGEGAEPPAPQPTSMAHFYL, from the exons ATGGGACCCCGGAGTCCGGGCTCTGGTCTCTTGGGCTGGGCGACTGCCACCCTCCCCTGGCAGCAGTGGGCAGGGGCCAGGAAGGTCAACAGCTGGACCGCAGGAGCTGCGAGGAGGAGGCAGATGGACTCCCAAACAAACAG GATGGGTGCCCCGCTGCCCAGCCCCCTGAGCTTGGAGTACCTAGACGACATCGACCTACTGCGCTTCGAGGTGAAGCAGGAAGTGTCCCGCACGGGGGGCAGCTTCTCCCTGAGCTCCACGCCCTGCAGCTCCGTGCCCCCTTCGCCCACCCTGGACAAGGCAGGCGACCCCAAGTCCACCCTCGAAGAGTTGTACTGGATGGCCACGCTCCACCAGAcactggcggcggcggcggcagggggcGGCCCCGAAGCCCAGCTGATGCCGGGTCTGGACGAGGCGGTGGAGGCTCTCCTGGGCGTCCCGGTGATGGAGGGGGGTCTTCGCGGCGGAACGGCCCCACAGCTCCAAGGTTTCTTAGGGGCCATCGAGGGAGCTGGTGGGGAACAGCAGCag ctgtCCACGCTCTGCGACCGCTTCTCCGACGCGCAGCTGGTCTCCATGTCGGTGCGTGACCTCAACCGCCAGCTGCGCGGGTTCGGCAAGGACGAGGTTCAGCGGCTGAAGCAGAAGCGGCGCACGCTCAAGAACCGTGGCTACGCCCAGTCGTGCCGCTTTAAGAGGGTGCAGCAGCGCCACGTCCTTGAAGCCGAAAAGTCCCAGCTGGCGCAGCAGCTGGAGTCCCTGCGCGCCGAGGTGGCGAGGGTGGCTCACGAGAGGGACATCTACAAGGCCCGCTGCCAGAAGCTGCTGGGGGACGCCGGGGGGCACTGCGGTGAGGGGGCGGAGCCTCCGGCGCCTCAGCCCACCTCGATGGCACATTTTTACCTATGA